The stretch of DNA GCTAACTGGATTTTCTACTAAAACTACTTTTTTTACAAATATTCCCGGTGTTATAACGATCTCAGGATCTATTTCACCAGCTTGAACAATTTTTCTTGTCTGGACAATTGTGCTCTTTGAAGCCATGCACATGATAGGACTAAAATTCCGAGCAGTTTTATTGTACAATAAATTACCAAATCGATCTGCAATTCTACATTTGATAAGGGCGAAATCCGCTTTGATTCCAAGCTCCATTACGTGCGTTTTTCCATTAAACTCTCTGACTTCTTTGCCAGCTTCGAGCGGAGTACCAACAGAAGTGGGTGTAAAGAAAGCTGGAATTCCTGCTCCACCAGCACGGATTCTCTCTGCAAGTGTTCCTTGCGGAACAAGTTCAAGTTCAATTTCCCCTTTTGAATAGAGGTCAGGAAAAACCACAGATTGAGCAGTTCTTGGAAATGAACAGATCATTTTTTTTACTTGTCTGTTTTCGATCAGTGCAGCTAATCCCACATGACCGTTACCGGTATTGTTACTTACAACAGTTAAATCTTTTGCTCCATGATCAACCAATGCATGAATTAGCTCGATCGGGCTTCCAGCTTCGCCGAAACCGCCAATCATGATTGTTGCTCCATCATAAATTTCAGCTACAGCTTCGGGAACAGATTTTACAATTTTATTGATCATATTCAACAACTTCAGGTTCAATTTGTAAATTCTGCTTAATTGCTTCATGAAGCTGCTGCTCAATCTCAATCAACTCATCTTCGTAGAAATGTTTTTCGGCATCAAAGGGCATTAACTTTTCAATTGTATTTTCTTTCTCATCATATTTCGCAAGATAGATATTGTCTATCCATTCCATATTTCGAGCTTCATTAAATTTGAGGACAAAAAGCTTCTCGCCTTTCACTTCGACGGTTCCCATCATTGAAATTTTCCCAGCTGAGGAAGTCATCGTGATATAACGTGATGGACGATTGATCGACGCAAGCGACCGATAAACTTTACTGAAAATTTTATTAATATCAGCAAGCGGTGCTGTAAAATAATGATGTTCGCCAGTCGGTCTGGCGCAATACATCGAATGAAAACCAACTGAAAGCATTGCTAATAAATTACCCAAGTCAATCCAATTCTGTGCTGATCTATCTACATCAACTGTTCCATCTGGTTTTGTGAATAAGCTGATGTGATTCATAATCGGACTTTGACTTTTCACAACAGCACCAAAATTTCTCAATCTGCGGATTGCAGCAATTGTTGATAGATTAAGAATTTCTCTTGGTGTTGAAAAGTGCGACATGAAAACCAATTGTATTCCATTATCATTTAACTTCTTGAATAGGTTCAGCATTTTCTCGTATGATCTTGAAAGTATCAATTCAGGGTTATAGGTTAAAACTCGGGTTCCAAGTCGAATAGTTTTAATATGACTGAGTTCAGGATCTTCAATAATTGAGTTTATGTATTTCTCAAATCGATCTGAGGTTAAATAGCCAGCATCACCGCCGGTAATTAAAACATCAGTTACTTCTTTGTGCTGCTTTAAATACTCGTGAATCTGATTAATATCTTTTTGTACAAACATGTCTTCATCACCGCGAACTTGTGCATGTCTGAAACAGTAAGTACAAAATGCAAAACAATATTGAGTTTGAACGTCAAAAATTAACTGGCATTGTGGATATTTGTGCTGAGTTCCTTCAACAACATCATAAGTCCCATCTTCCTTTTTGAAAATCGGTTTATTGAGTTTTTGCTTTCCGTCGTGTGGATTGGTCTCTTGTATGCAATCTTTTATAATTTGCTGTTTCTCAGCTTCACTCCCAGCATTTAAGTAAGCATCAACAATATCTTTTCTTATCATTCCCGGCTGAGGAAAAACAAGCTGAAAAATTGAATCTTTATTATAGTTCTGCCAATTGATCGCATTCAATGCATGCTTTGTAGCCATAAAGCGGTAAACTTCAATGAAGAGTTCTCGTTCTCTAAGATCACCCAGAACAATTCCATTGTCAGATAAAATTTGCACTATTTCTCTGAATCCATTCAATCCGGAATATTGTTTTTTGTCAGTGAAAAAGAATTCAGTTGTCTCATTAAATCCGGAATATTTGGGAAATGCGATATGCAGGCGATTCAATAGTCCTTCAGGTAAAAGATTCTCTTTTTTAATTATCTCCTGAATTTCGTCGGTATAGTGAAATCTCTTGATTAGACTTTCGACATTAATTGAATACGTGTGATTGTTTTTATTGCTTTTTTGTTGACTAGTAGTGTTCATGTTTTTGATTTTTGATTTGGCATGTTTGAAAATTGTATTACAAATTTAAACAAATTATTAATTGCATAAAAATGAATCCGCTCAGTTCTTTATATTTTTTAACTCTGACATTTGAAATTAGACCAGAAAATTATTCACGTTGAGGTGCTACCTATATTGCAGCCTTCTATTTTGTTAATATCGTAATGTTTATATTATTTCCGTTCAGGCGGCATTATTACATGCGACGCCTGATTATCAATTACGAATTAGTTTCTCATTTCTAAGATTGTTTGAATAAATAATTTATCAAAATTGAGAATAATTAGAATTAACACTTCATCTAAAATACTTAAACGCAATTCTTTGTGCGGTATAAATCTTGCCTGTTTATTTCAATCGCAACCAAATTAAAAATGGTTAATATTCAAACATAAGGTCATCATGTATAAGATCGAGATTAAAGAAATTGATGCTCTATTTGAACTTCTGAGAGGTGATGGGTATAATCTCATCGGGCCAGTTCTGAAAGATGGAGCTGTAATCTATGATGAAATTGAAAGCTCAAGCGACTTACCGATTGGCTGGACAGATGAGCAAGAACCTGGCAAATACAGAATTAATAAATCTGGGAGAAATACTTTATTTGAATTTACTTGCGGACCTCAATCCTGGAAAAAATTTCTTTTTCCCACTGTCCAAAAACTCTTCGAGATTAATAAAGAGGAAAAGAATCTTTTTTTCAAACCGATTGATGAGCCGCCGAAAAAATATGCTTTTATCGGCGTTAGAGCATGTGAATTAAATGCAATTCAGATACAAGATAAAATTTTCACTCAAGGGGAATTTATCGATCATTCCTACAAAAAAAGAAGAGAGAATTTATTCATCATCGCGGTGAATTGCACTTCCAGCAAAGGGACATGTTTCTGCACATCAATGAATGCCGGACCAAAAGTTAATAATGGATACGATATTTCTCTGACAGAAGTTTACCAAGATTATTCACACTATTTTATCTCCCATATAGGAAGTGAAATCGGTAAGAAATTTATAGAAAAAATAAATCCAAGCACTCCGAATGAAAAAGAGATTCAAACTGCTGAAAGTTTAATTCAAACTACAGCCGCTCAGATGGAGCGCAAGATTGATGTATCTAAAATCGAAGATATTCTATTTGAGAATTTTGAACATCCAAGATGGGACGAAGTTGCAGAAAGATGCATGTCATGTGCGAATTGCACAATGGTATGTCCGACTTGCTTCTGCACAACTGTAGAAGATATAACAGATTTAACTGGAACAAAAGCTGAAAGAATTCGAAAGTGGGATTCATGCTTTACACTTGACTTTTCATACATTCATGGCGGCAGCATTCGTAATTCAACTAAATCACGTTACCGTCAATGGCTGACACATAAATTTGCATCTTGGCACAAACAATTTGAATCATCTGGCTGTGTCGGATGCGGAAGGTGCATCACTTGGTGCCCTGTTGGGATAGATATCACGGCTGAAATTAACGCAATTCGTGAGACAAAAAATATTAAACAAGTTTTAATAGAGGAGAACCAATAATGGAATCACTTGAGAGGATTCTGGTAGAACATCCGTTTCTAAAAGATTTAAGTCCAGAGCATGTTCACCTAATAGTTGGATGTGCGAGGAATATTGTATTTGAACCAAATAAATTTCTCTTCAAAGAAAATGAAGAAGCACACGAGTTTTATATTCTTCGATCGGGAAAAGTTGCACTTGAAATTTATACCCCAGAATACGGACCGATAACTATTCAAACAATCGGTGAAGGAGAAGTACTCGGTTGGTCGTGGCTGATCCCTCCATACGAATGGAATTTTGACGGAAGAGCAACAGAGCTTACGAGAGCGATTGCTTTAGATGGAAAATGTCTGCGCGGAAAATGTGAAGATGATCATGTACTTGGTTATGAATTAATGAAGAGACTCGCAAGTGTATTCGAACAACGGCTTTATGCGATGCGATTGCAGCTTCTCGATGTTTACAGCGGAACAACACCAAAAATAAAAAAATGAATCACTCAATAATGGATCCGATGATTCCTCATCCTTATAAAATTCAACGAGTAATAAAAGAGACGCACGATACATTCACACTTGAACTTAAATCAATTGAGAAAAACGGAACATTCTCATTTGCTCCTGGGCAATTCAACATGCTTTATATTGCCGGAATTGGTGAAGTTCCTATTTCAATAAGCGGCAATCCAACTAAAAATGGATCATTGATTCACACAACACGCGCTGTTGGAACTGTTACAAAAGAAATGGCAAAATTAAAAAGAAGCGATGTGATCGGCATCCGAGGACCTTTCGGAACAAACTGGCCGGTAAAAGAAGCCGAAGGAAACGACGTGTTACTTGTTGCCGGTGGGATTGGACTGGCTCCATTAAGACCTGTGATTTATCATATACTTTCCAAACGTGAATATTTTGGAAAAATTATTTTGCTTTATGGAACTCGAACTCCGCAGGATATTTTGTTCCGTAAAGAATTAGAAAAATTAAAATCAAGACTTGATATTGACATTTACGTAACTGTTGATAGAGCAACACGTGCATGGAATGGTAATGTCGGTGTAGTAACCAGACTAATTCCACGCGCCCCTTTTGACCCGATCAATACGATTGCTATGATCTGCGGTCCCGAGATAATGATGAGATACACGATCACTGAAATATCGAGGCGTGGTATTGCCTCTGAGAACATTTACGTTTCAGTGGAAAGAAACATGAAATGCGGAATCGGTTTGTGCGGACATTGCCTATACGGCACCGAGTTTATTTGTAAAGATGGACCAGTCTTCCGCTATGACCAGATTCAAAACATTTTCGGAAAAAGAGAGTTTTAATATGTCAAAAAAAAGTAAACCTAAACTGGCTGTTTGGAAATTCGCTTCATGTGATGGCTGCCAGTTAAGCTTACTCGATTGCGAAGATGAGTTATTAAGTGTTGCCGGATTTATCGATATAGCTAATTTCCCCGAAGCTTCACGTGCTGTTTCAAAAGGTCCTTATGACCTTTCGCTCGTGGAAGGTTCTATCACTACACCGCATGACGCTGAGAGAATTCATAAAGTAAGAAGACAATCAAAATTTCTTGTAACGATTGGTGCATGCGCAACTGCCGGCGGAATTCAAGCATTGAGAAATTTTAAAGATGTTAAAGAGTTCACAAATATTGTCTATGCAAATCCCAAATTCATAGATACATTAAGCACATCAACACCGATCTCGAATCACGTTTATGTTGATTTTGAACTGCGCGGCTGCCCAATCAATAAATATCAACTGCTTGAAGTTGTGAACGCATTCCTGAATAATAGAAAACCAAATATTTCACCTCATAGTGTTTGTATTGAATGTAAAAGACGCTCAAGTGTGTGCGTAATGGTTACAAAAAACATCCCTTGCTTAGGTCCAGTAACTCATGCCGGTTGTAATGCACTCTGCCCCTCTTACGATCGAGGCTGCTTTGGATGCTACGGCCCGAAAGAGACGACAAATACAAGCTCGTTGGCAGAGTGGTTTAGCTCAAATGGTTTAAAAAATGATGAGATTGTGAGAACCTTCCGTGGATTTAACGCTTATGCAGATGCATTTCGTAAGGAGAGTGAGGCTCATGAATAGTAAAACGATTAAAGTTGATTATCTTGCACGAGTTGAAGGTGAGGGCTCACTCCTTGTAAAGATCAAAGACAACAAAGTTAAAGATGTAAAATTTAAAATTTTCGAGCCGCCGAGATTTTTTGAAGCATTTCTTCGCGGCAGACATTATACAGAAGCACCGGATATAACTGCTCGTATCTGCGGAATTTGCCCCATTGCATATCAAATGAGTTCAATTCATGCAATGGAAAATATTCTTGGAGTAAAAATCGATGGTCAGCTTCGAGAACTCCGCCGCTTACTCTACTGCGGAGAATGGATCGAAAGCCACACACTTCACATTTATCTTCTTCATGCACCAGATTTTTTGGGGTATGATGACGCCATTCAAATGGCAGCCGATCATCCTGAAACAGTTAAAAAAGCTTTGGAGCTTAAAAAAACTGGAAACGATATTGTTAATCTTCTGGGTGGGAGAGAAATCCATCCAATTAATGTACGTGTCGGGGGTTTCTATAAGATACCCGCAAAATCGGAATTCCTCATAATTTCAGACCGGCTTAAGTGGGCTCGCGATGCAGCTATCGAAACAGTTAAATGGACTGCGTCTCTTCCCTTCCCAGATTTTGATCAAAATTATAAATTTGTCTCTCTTTCAAATCCAAATGAATATCCATTGAACGAGGGAAGATTGATTTCGAACGATGGGCTCGATATTAGTATCAATGAATACGAAGATCATTTTATCGAAGAACATGTTCAACATTCGAATGCACTTCAATCACTAAAACTAAAAGAGGAAAATTACTTTGTCGGACCTCTTGCGCGATACAACCTAAATTTTGACAAACTCTCAACGATAACAAAACAAGTCGCTAATGATGTTGATTTAACTCCACCAATGAATAATCCATTCAAAGGAATTATTGTACGTGCACTCGAAACACTTTACGCCTGCGATGAAGCGCTGCGAATAATTGAGCAGCTTGATATTCCGGAAAGACCTTTTGTAGATGTAGAGCCGAAAGCTGGAACTGGATATGCATGTACGGAAGCTCCACGAGGAATTTTATATCATCGATACAGAATTGATGACGAAGGGATAATTCAAGATGCGAAAATCGTCCCACCAACTTCTCAAAATCAAAAACAGATTGAAGACGATCTCTTAAAATTCGTTGAAAAAAATATTAATCTTCAAAAAGATGAATTAACCTGGAAATGCGAACAGACGATAAGAAACTACGATCCTTGCATTTCCTGCGCCACACACTTTTTGAAACTGAAATTTGAAAATGACTGATTTATTCTTCTCCAATTCTTTTCTCAATCTGCGAAAATCTGTTCAATCTGCGTCATCTGCGTTCTATTTTTTCAATCCATGTTGAATATTCTTCTAATCGGCATTGGCAATGAATTCCGCAGCGACGATGGAATTGGTATTCTTATCTCTCGAAAAATCAAGCAGTTGAACCTGCCAAATATCGTAGTAATTGAGGCAAGCGGCGAAGGTTCTGAATTGATTGAATTATGGAAGAACCAAAAATTTGTAATTGTTGTGGATGCGGTTAATTCTGGAAGCAAGCCAGGAAAAATATTTAAGTTTGATGTAACAGAACAATCGCTTCCGATAAAATTTTTCAATTATTCCTCACACGCATTCGGATTAGCGGAAGCGGTCGAAGTAAGCCGAAAACTAGGAGAGTTACCTGAACGATTACTTATTTATGGAATCGAAGGAAAGAACTTTAGTTTTGGCGAGAAGATCTCTGAAAAAGTAATTGAAGCATCTGATCATGTGATTAATTTGATTATTGAGCGTATTAAAATTGAACAGTAGAGATTTTCTCAAAATGACTTTGTGAGACCTCGTGACTTAGTGACTTTGTGGTAGCTACATTTAATTTGTTTAACTATTGAATTTATTGCCACTAATCCGTTAGCTAACGGAACTAAGACTCAAAGAATCACGATGGAAATTAGTTGAATCACAATCCAAAAATTATTTCACCCAAACTCCCTAGTTCTTATCTTACATATGATTGTTAAATGAATAAGACACAACTATGCCCCTTTTAGGTGAACTAAGCGCACTTCTAACTGCCATCCTTTGGTCAGCCACCTCAATGCTGTTTGCTGCCGCAGCAATACGTATCGGTTCAACACAACTTAACGTCACTCGCCAGCTTTTTGCTATTATTATTTTGGGACTAATTATTCTATTATTCCAAATCGATTTTTCCCTTTCGGGATCTCAGATTTTTAATCTCGCTGTCAGCGGTTTATTCGGACTTGCATTTGGTGATTCGTTTCTCTTCAAAGCTTATCAGCAAATTGGCGCAAGAGTCAGCATGCTGATAATGTCAAGCGCTCCAATAATTTCTGCTCTGCTCGCATATTTTGTTCTGAAAGAAATTCTATTTTTCTGGGGAATCGTTGGAATGCTAATTACAATTTGTGGAATTGCACTTGTAGTTTTGGAGCGGAATGAAAAGGATAAGTCCTCTAAAAAACACAACTACACAGGAATAATTTTTGGATTTCTTGGTGCTGCAGGACAAGGGGCTGCATTAATTTTTGCTAAGTTCGCTTTCAACGAAGGAAGCATAAATGGATTGATTGCGACAATTGTAAGATTAATTTCCTCGATCATCATACTCTTCCCTATAGTACTCCTTCTAGGGAAATTCAAAAATCCAATCAAAACATTTCAGAAAGACACCAAAGCATTAACTTTAACTATTGGCGGATCAATTGCCGGTCCAGTTCTTGGGATCACTTTCTCACTTATCGCCATTGCAAACACCAAAGTCGGTATCGCCGCAACGATTATGGGGACAGTTCCTGTGATCATGCTTCCACTCGTAAAGTATTTCTACAAGGAACCGCTCAGCTGGCGAGCGATTCTTGGCGCTTTCATTACAGTGCTCGGTGTAGCAATTTTGTTTCTGAGATAAACGAAAATTCATTTATTATCAGTAACAAAAAGTCATATCTTGTTTCCAAAAAAATTATATTTGACAAAGATTGTTCGATAATTAAATAGATGACATTTCCACATCTGAAAATACACAAGCAGCATCTTTGTAATAAGTTCTTAAATTTTTCGGTATTTGTTTTGTTTGTGTTATCAAATATTTCATGCGATGCACCGCGCAATAATCCGCTTGATCCGAATAATCCAAATTTTGCTTTTGCCTCAATTGAAGGAACTATCCAGACTTTTGCGGTACCAAGAAAAGCCATCAGCGAGGTTTTAATAAACTGGAGCGGAGAAAATAAATTGGTCAAAACCAACGCTTCAGGATATTTCAAAATTGAGAATGTGTTCCCCTACAATGGATGGCTCACAATTCAAAAAGAAGGTTACGCCATCGATTCAGTTTACATTGACTGGCAGGACAAAAAAAATTATAATATTCAATCGTTCCTAAATGAAATTCCAAAACTCGACAGTCTTGTGCTTTTTACAACTGTTTTAAATCAATATCCGGATATTCAGACGGCTTCTTTAGAAGTAAAAGCAAAAGTTTCAGACAAGGACAATGACATCGATTCGGTTTTCCTCGAAAATACAGATCTCAATGTTAAGCTTGATTTGATTTACAATGCAACATCCAAAATGTATGAAAAAATATTTTCGCAGAGTGATCTCAAAATTGATGATATTGAAGAAGCAATCGGTTTACAGTTCAATATAATCGTTAAGGATTTGTTCAGCAAAACACATACAATTGGAAGTGATAAGCTCAATCGTGCAATTAAACAGGAAATAATTCTTGATTACCCATTGAACGGCGAATCTGTTACTTCATCTCCGATACTTAAGTGGAGAAGGTTTACGCCTGGTTTCGAATTCACATATACTGCGGAGGTTTTAACTGATGATATTCCTCCTGCAGCTGTCTGGCAGAAAGATAAAATCAGTGCGGATAGTATAGCAGTTACAATTACGGCAACTCTCCCCTCTCGAGGATATTTTTGGGTTTTATGGTGCGTAGATAAATTCTCAAACAAATCAAGATCGAAACCGGCTTCATTCAGAGTTAATTAAATATTATGCCAAAAGTAAAACCTGAAATAGAACAAATCAAAACCATCAGCAGAGAGCAGTTCGATATTCTTTATCACATCAGCCAGAGATTGAATTCTGTTGCTTATCAAGAAACGTTAATTGAAGAAACTCTCGATTTAATAATCCAAGTAATCAATGCTGAACGCGGCTTGTTCGCAAAATTTGATGCGAATACAAGTCAGTTCTTGATCATCGCAGCTCGAAATCTTCAGAAGGAAAATATTCAAGACCTCTCAACTTTTTCATCAGGTATTCTTCAGCAAGTAATTAGCTCAAAAAAACCCTGCCTTTATCACGATGTTCAGAGCGATCCAAAACTTTCACAGTTCGATAGTGTTCAAATTCACAATATTAAATCAGTTCTTGGCGTACCAATTATTAGAGATGAAAATGTTTGGGGAGTTATATTTGCTGACAGTCGAATAAACAGAAAAGAATTCACTGAAGAAAATCTGATCTTTCTTGATTTCGTTTCGAATTTAGTCTCACTTGCTTTAGAAAAGATTAGCGACATAGAAAAATTGAAAGATGAAAATCTTCTCCTGCGAAATCAACTTCAATCATTTCAAAGCATTCCAGATATGATTGGTGAGAGTCCTGCGATGAAAAATCTTGTAAGCTTAATCCACAAAGTCGCAGGGACTGATGCGACAGTGCTTCTTCTTGGTGAAAGCGGAACTGGAAAAGAGCTTATTGCACAAGCAATTCATAATTTGAGTTCGCGGAGAGATAAACCGTACTTGGCTCAATTCTGCGGCTCAATTCCCGACACTTTACTCGAGAGTGAACTATTTGGTTATAAGAAAGGAGCTTTTACCGGAGCAACTTCTGATAAAAAAGGCTTGTTCGAAGTCGCCGAACAAGGAACATTTTTTTTGGATGAGATTGCAGATATCTCATCAGCACTTCAGGCAAAATTGCTGCGTGTTCTTCAGAATAGAGAAATCATCCGTCTTGGTGATACGCAAACCATCAAGGTAGACGTAAGAATCATTGCTGCCACAAATCAAGACTTAAAAGAACTTGTGGGCGAAGGGAAGTTCAGAGAAGACCTTTATTATAGGTTAAATGTCTTCCCAATAATTATTCCACCGCTTCGTGAACGCAAAGGGGATATTTCAATTCTTGCACATCACTTTACAAAAAAATTTTCCAACGATAATGTTAAGCTATTACCTGATACAGTTAAGAAATTAGAGAGCCATTATTGGCCAGGGAATGTAAGACAGCTTCAAAATGTGCTTCAGAGAGCATTAATACTTTGCGACGAAAGTGAACTGGCACCGGAACATATTGTAATTGAAGAAGGACAAAACTTGGTGAACTTTAAAGGTACACTCGAAGATTTTCAAATGCAATTATTGAATAAAAGATTAAAACAGTTCGATGACAACCGCACACTTACTGCAAAATCTCTTGGAGTTTCTGTTCGATGGGTGCAAATGAAATTAAAAGAAATCGAAGGCAAGGATCCAAATTGAATAATCAAAAAGATAAATATCTTTTCGAAAAATTCGAAGTTCTAGAGACTCTAAAAAAAGATGAGTTCACGAGTGTTTATCTAGCCAACCATATTTTTCTTGGAAAGAAAATAATTTTAAAGACTCTAGATTCAGTTAATCTTTCTGATCCAACAATACTTGAGCGGTTTAAGCGTGAAGCAAAAATCCTCGCAAAGCTCGACCATCCGAATATTATTAAGGTACTCGATTTCGGAATGTTCAGGGAACACTTCTACATTTCGTTCGAGCATTTTGAAAGTAGAAATCTTCGGCAGGTCTTGAAAAGTAATACACTCAGCATCGAACAAAAGTTATCAATCGTTGTTCAGATGTTTAAAGGATTGGCTTACGCTCATAAAAATTCGATCGTCCATAGAGATCTAAAACCCGAAAACATTCTTATCAACGATCGTTATCATCTGAAAATAGCAGACTTCGGATTAGCTCTCACAAGTGAAGAAAATCTTGTTACAAATAAATCTTCAATTGTCGGAACTCCTAGTTACATGTCACCAGAGCAAATCCGAGGAGAACAGCTGACAAATCAAAGCGATCTATTCTCTGGAGGAATTGTCGCCTTCGAAATATTTGCAGGCAAAAATCCATTTGTAGGACAAGATTTAAATTCGACAATAAATAACATCCTTACTTTTGATGATGAAAATTTTAATAGTCAATTGGCAGGCCTCCCGAGCCATTATCAAACTGCGGTTCGATCCCTTTTGAAGAAAAGTCTGAGAAGCCGAGCAGATTCTGCCGAAACCGTCTTGAATATACTTGGAGTTACTATTGATAAGCAAACTGAGGTTGTCTCTCAAAACAATTTTACACTAAGGAAACTATTACCGGTATTTGCAATTTTAGTAATTGCTGCCCTTTTGTTTTTTATTTATCATTTTTCAACTAATTCAACCTCAAATGCGACTAATGAAAATGCACCAATTATTGACACCGCCAAGTCTTCTAACGCTGATGATAATAACCTAACTAAGAATACTGATGAATTAAAATCCAGTCAGAATAAAAACGAAAGAGAGGATTCAGGGCAAATTTCAGATCCAATTGTTGTCAATTCTGAAAATCTTCAAGTGAATAATTCGAACAATAAAACAATTCCATCAAATGTTCCGGGAAAATTGACAATTGAATGTCTTCCTTGGGCTGATGTATACATTGACGGTAAAAAAATCGATACTACGCCACTCGAACAACCAATACGTTTCTTGCCTGGCGAATACGAATTAAAGCTGGTTCACCCAGACTTCCCGGTATACACGCAAAAAATTTCTATCAGACCAGATGAATTTGAATTATTGGAAGTAAATTTATTTGATATTTACGGATTCCTAGAGTGCCAAATCTACCCTTGGGGAGAAATTCTCTTAAATGGTAATTCATTCGGACAAACCCCATTTCGAAGACCGATTTCACTAAAGCCAGGTAAATATAAACTATCGATTTCAAATCCAAATTTTGAGACTTTTACTACTCAAATCGAAATAAAAAAAAGCGACACATTGATATTTAAATATAATTTTATCCAAAAGTGATAATGCAGATGAATTTACTGGTACGATTATTGAGTTATTTTATAATAAATGTTTTTTAGGTCATGAAAGTATATGTTAAAATATTGATTATCTTACTGGTCATAACCAGCAGCATGATATATTCCCAGACACCAAGTTGGAAGATTGTAAGTCAAATGCCATTTCCAGTTTCTGACGGACAAGCAGTTGTGAAAGATTCTATGATTTACATCTTAGGTGGATTTTCAGACTCACTCGGAATACCGATTAATCTAATTCAAGAATATAATCCGAAAGCGAATCGATGGCGTGTATTTGGGCACATGCGACTAAGCCGCTCGGCGTTTCTCGCTGCACAGTTTAAAGACAGTGTAATCATCTGCGGTGGCAGCGTTAGAGGCCCATCCCCTTCAAATTATTTTTCAATGGAGATGTGGAATCTTAAAAGCGATCCATACTTTTTCCGATTCAATGAAAATTTCAATCGCATTTTTCTCAGCGGAGAAGTAATAGGGGAAAAATTGTATTTAATCGGCGGATCAAAAAACAATCCTTCGATCATGCCAAACCATTTAGCATATATTTCTGAGTATGATGTAAAAAATGATTCCGTTACATTTATTTTTGATTCAGTTTATACGAATATCCAATTGCCAATTCATCAAGCTGTTGCATCTATTAGGAACGACATTTTTATCTTTGGTGGAGTTGCTTTTGGTGTGACTCCGAAAATATTCAGATTCAACGCATTCACTAAACACTTTCATCAAATATCAATTCCATTAAATCTTGCAAGGGCTGGTGCTGCAGCCATCAATTTTGATGACGATAAAATTATAATTATTGGGGGATATAATGAAAGTATTCGAGCCATGACTTCAACTGAAATTTTCACTGCAGCGCCGGGCAATATCACAATCCGATTTGGTCCCTCTCTTAATTTTCCACGACGAAATCCAATTGC from Ignavibacteria bacterium encodes:
- a CDS encoding hydrogenase maturation protease, producing the protein MLNILLIGIGNEFRSDDGIGILISRKIKQLNLPNIVVIEASGEGSELIELWKNQKFVIVVDAVNSGSKPGKIFKFDVTEQSLPIKFFNYSSHAFGLAEAVEVSRKLGELPERLLIYGIEGKNFSFGEKISEKVIEASDHVINLIIERIKIEQ
- a CDS encoding T9SS type A sorting domain-containing protein codes for the protein MKVYVKILIILLVITSSMIYSQTPSWKIVSQMPFPVSDGQAVVKDSMIYILGGFSDSLGIPINLIQEYNPKANRWRVFGHMRLSRSAFLAAQFKDSVIICGGSVRGPSPSNYFSMEMWNLKSDPYFFRFNENFNRIFLSGEVIGEKLYLIGGSKNNPSIMPNHLAYISEYDVKNDSVTFIFDSVYTNIQLPIHQAVASIRNDIFIFGGVAFGVTPKIFRFNAFTKHFHQISIPLNLARAGAAAINFDDDKIIIIGGYNESIRAMTSTEIFTAAPGNITIRFGPSLNFPRRNPIAVRFKNSVYVFGGEDLSRRDVPFVEHLDLMTNVEETHLSPTEFTLMQNYPNPFNPSTTISFKIAQKSNILIEIFNLLGEKVKTLCNEEFQAGVHELEWLGKDDLNNPLSAGVYLYKLSAKQFTASKKMVLLK
- a CDS encoding DMT family transporter, whose protein sequence is MPLLGELSALLTAILWSATSMLFAAAAIRIGSTQLNVTRQLFAIIILGLIILLFQIDFSLSGSQIFNLAVSGLFGLAFGDSFLFKAYQQIGARVSMLIMSSAPIISALLAYFVLKEILFFWGIVGMLITICGIALVVLERNEKDKSSKKHNYTGIIFGFLGAAGQGAALIFAKFAFNEGSINGLIATIVRLISSIIILFPIVLLLGKFKNPIKTFQKDTKALTLTIGGSIAGPVLGITFSLIAIANTKVGIAATIMGTVPVIMLPLVKYFYKEPLSWRAILGAFITVLGVAILFLR
- a CDS encoding GAF domain-containing protein, which translates into the protein MPKVKPEIEQIKTISREQFDILYHISQRLNSVAYQETLIEETLDLIIQVINAERGLFAKFDANTSQFLIIAARNLQKENIQDLSTFSSGILQQVISSKKPCLYHDVQSDPKLSQFDSVQIHNIKSVLGVPIIRDENVWGVIFADSRINRKEFTEENLIFLDFVSNLVSLALEKISDIEKLKDENLLLRNQLQSFQSIPDMIGESPAMKNLVSLIHKVAGTDATVLLLGESGTGKELIAQAIHNLSSRRDKPYLAQFCGSIPDTLLESELFGYKKGAFTGATSDKKGLFEVAEQGTFFLDEIADISSALQAKLLRVLQNREIIRLGDTQTIKVDVRIIAATNQDLKELVGEGKFREDLYYRLNVFPIIIPPLRERKGDISILAHHFTKKFSNDNVKLLPDTVKKLESHYWPGNVRQLQNVLQRALILCDESELAPEHIVIEEGQNLVNFKGTLEDFQMQLLNKRLKQFDDNRTLTAKSLGVSVRWVQMKLKEIEGKDPN
- a CDS encoding PEGA domain-containing protein encodes the protein MGANEIKRNRRQGSKLNNQKDKYLFEKFEVLETLKKDEFTSVYLANHIFLGKKIILKTLDSVNLSDPTILERFKREAKILAKLDHPNIIKVLDFGMFREHFYISFEHFESRNLRQVLKSNTLSIEQKLSIVVQMFKGLAYAHKNSIVHRDLKPENILINDRYHLKIADFGLALTSEENLVTNKSSIVGTPSYMSPEQIRGEQLTNQSDLFSGGIVAFEIFAGKNPFVGQDLNSTINNILTFDDENFNSQLAGLPSHYQTAVRSLLKKSLRSRADSAETVLNILGVTIDKQTEVVSQNNFTLRKLLPVFAILVIAALLFFIYHFSTNSTSNATNENAPIIDTAKSSNADDNNLTKNTDELKSSQNKNEREDSGQISDPIVVNSENLQVNNSNNKTIPSNVPGKLTIECLPWADVYIDGKKIDTTPLEQPIRFLPGEYELKLVHPDFPVYTQKISIRPDEFELLEVNLFDIYGFLECQIYPWGEILLNGNSFGQTPFRRPISLKPGKYKLSISNPNFETFTTQIEIKKSDTLIFKYNFIQK